From the genome of Xiphophorus couchianus chromosome 15, X_couchianus-1.0, whole genome shotgun sequence:
TTTTCTCAATCCCAGGATATACATAGAGAGATACAGCTTATCCGACTTGAGGTTAAAAGGCTCCGTGAGCAGAACTCTCGCATGCTCCAGGGCAACACTACCATGAGCACAATTAAAAAAGACTCCAATGCTATAGGAGCAGACATAAAGAAGAGGGCTGAGGGTATTCTAGATTGCCTGCACAAAATGGATGGAACAGCTCACAAGTTAGAGGAAGAGCATGGTGAAAATTCTGCAATCACACGGATCGCCAGAACCCAGTATGCTTGCCTCAGCAATGGCTTTCGAGACGCAATGTTTGACTATAACGAGGCCGAGATGACCCATAGAGAGAACTGCAAAGCCCAGATCATGAGGCAGATGGAGATAGTGGGGCGCGATGTATCAGGCGAAGATGTGGAGGAGATGATTGAGAAGGGCCAGTGGAACATCTTTACTGACAATGTCGTGAGCGAAGGCAAAACGGCCCGATCGGCTCTCTTCCAGATTGAGAAGCGCCATCAAGAGCTCGTAGATCTGGAGAACCGAATCAAGGGAATCCATGAGATATTCCTGGACATTGCCCTGCTGGTGGAGGAGCAGGGCCCAATGATGGACTATGTCCAAACGAATGTTCAAAAAACCGATGCAGGCCTACAAGACGCCATTGTCAAGCTTAAACTAGCTAAAAAGCATGACAACAATAACCcgtttaagaaaatgttttgcagttgCTTCCCATGCTACAAGTAATGACCAGAATCACATACAATGCAATATCTTTGTTCAATACATTCCAATTATTATTGCAAAGCAATACATATCACTGTTGTTGAAGGACAAGAACTTTAAGGA
Proteins encoded in this window:
- the LOC114159107 gene encoding syntaxin-11-like, coding for MRDRLSQLQEMPTGSDESVDYQESTFSDSFSNVDLEDELPHQAVVFDNSPALNNVFSQSQDIHREIQLIRLEVKRLREQNSRMLQGNTTMSTIKKDSNAIGADIKKRAEGILDCLHKMDGTAHKLEEEHGENSAITRIARTQYACLSNGFRDAMFDYNEAEMTHRENCKAQIMRQMEIVGRDVSGEDVEEMIEKGQWNIFTDNVVSEGKTARSALFQIEKRHQELVDLENRIKGIHEIFLDIALLVEEQGPMMDYVQTNVQKTDAGLQDAIVKLKLAKKHDNNNPFKKMFCSCFPCYK